The Cylindrospermum stagnale PCC 7417 genome segment TTCTACACCCCTAGAAGTAGCCATGACCAATGGCAAGCCTTCACTGGTAGAGTTTTATGCTGATTGGTGTACTGTCTGCCAGAAAATGGCGCCAGACATGGCCCAACTAGAAACCCAATATGCTGACAAGCTAAACTTCGTGATGCTGAATGTAGATAATAACAAATGGCTACCGGAAATGCTCAAATATCGCGTAGATGGCATTCCGCATTTTGTGTTTTTGGGTAACAATGGGGAAACCATAGCCGAAGCGATCGGCGAATTACCGCGCACAGTCATGGCAGGCAATTTAGAGGCTTTAGTTACCGGTTCCACTCTCCCTTATGCTCAAGCCAACGGACAAGTTTCCAAATTCTCAGCCCCAGTAGCACCAGAAGCCAATCAAGATGACCCCCGCAGTCATGGCAGTCAAGTGGTGCTAAATTAGCAGATAAATTATTTATTTGCTGTAAAACAAAATGCTCCGTCTGAGTCGTTACCAATGGACTGTACTTTTAGCAGCGTGGCTGGGTTGGGGCTTTAATATTTTCAACAGTATCCTATTTAACTACGTCGCTCCCAATTGTGTGCCCACACTTTTGGGTTTAACCATTGGTTCGCCAGAAGCTAAAGCAGCAACGCTTTTCTGGACTGGGCTTTTAACTTCTCTTCTCTTGTTAGGTTGGGCAGCAGGTGGAGTGATTTTTGGTCAAGTAGCCGATCGCATCGGGCGCCGCAAAACCCTCCTGCTAACAATGCTAATCTATGCTTTGGGAACTGCTAGCTGTGCCTTTGCTCCCAACATCTGGGTTTTGATGCTCTGCCGAATTGTTGCTAGCCTGGGTATTGGCGGTGAGTGGGCATCTGGGGCGGCGATGGTAGCGGAAGTAGTACCAGAAAACTCACGAGTAGAAGCCGGCGCACTCTTGTATACTTCTGCATCTGCCGGTTTATTGTTAGCCACCTTCGTCAATTTCCAAATCGCCGGGGTGCTATTTGCCGGAAGTCCTGAAACATCTTGGCGCTATGTATTTTTATGTGGTTTGATACCCGCAGTAGTCGCTTTTGCCATCAGCTTGTTTCTTAAGGAACCAGAACGTTGGCAGAGAACAGCCACCACAACCGTTCCCCCTAAACTCGGCGAACTCTTCAACCGCCAAAATCTACCTTTAACTATCAGTAGCTTTTTGATGGCATTGACTGCTTTACTCACCTGGTGGAGTTGTAATGCTTTCATTCCCGTAATTGCTACAGGTTTAGCTCAAACATCTGCGAATGCTCAAGGTTTGGGTAAAAGCGCTACCTTGGCACTAGTTGAGCAATGGAAAGTAATCGCGACTAATAGCTTTAACCTAGGAGGTTTCATCGGCACACTGCTGACAATTCCTGCGGCTAAATATTTGGGGCGGAAGAAAATGTTTGTCGTCTACTTCATTCTCTCATCTGCCGCCATTATGGTGACTTTTGGGCTTCCACTCCCTCCCCAAATTCGGCTGTACCTGTATTTCGCCATTGGTATCAGTGTTTTTGGTGTATTTGGCAGTTTTACATACTACCTACCAGAACTTTTCCCGACAAGACTGCGGGCGACCGGTGCAGGTTTTTGCTATAACATTGGACGTGTAGTGGCAGCTATTGGCCCTTTTTTAGTGGGTGCTATTGCCTCTCAAGGAGCAAATGCCCTGAATAGTGGTTTACAGGTACTCTTTTGGGTGGGTTTTATCCCCCTGTTGGGATTGGCTTTTATGCCTTGGGTAATTGAAACTAAAGGTCAAATTTTGGCAGACTAAAACTCCCAGGCTTTTAACCATCAGGATTTTGATAAGATTCCAAAACACCGCTACGAATCATTAGTTGCGGCCAAACTAACAAGAAAAATCCCATCCACGCCAATAAGGGAATAGCAACGAGAACAGTTAGCCAGATAGTCTTAAATAGTAACCAGCTACCACTAATCAGCGTCACACCTGTGAGCAGTATAGACCAGGGTTGACACCACCAAGGCTTGTAGTTCCACGGACTGAGAGGCTTTTGTTCAGACATTGGGTATTAAAGAAAGGGAATTGTCCTTTAACAAGTTTTAGCGCAAACCCAGGGTAAAAGTGCGATCTGCACCAAAGCAGCGCTTCGGTGCTTTGCGTTTCGCCATCACACCATCAGCCAAATCAAACTCCTCAGCGTCCATCAGGATTCCATTTGGCTAAGGGGATGTATTTGTTTTCCACCAAATCTAGAACCTCGATGACACCACTAGGACTCAAGACGCGAAACCAATAAATCGTGTCTGTAGTTTTATCTGGATGATTTTCAAACACTCGAACTCCATAGTAAGGTGCATCAGCAGTCGGAGAACTATCAACAACAGACGCAACCCAGATACTCCCCTTAGAGAGTTGTCGAATTTCTCTAGCTTTGCGTTGCACTTGCGGTAGCTTCCAGACTAGATTTTGAGCTACTTTTTCATCAAGTCCACTGGTAGTTTGAGCAACCTTCACTGCAATATGTTTGCCTAATCCAGCTACCGCTAGTGAAGAATTTAACCCCGCCTGAACATGCTTTTTGGGACTTTGATCAATGGTTGAACGTCCTAATACCCCTAATACCCCTATCAGCAATAAAGACATCAGCGGGCCAGAGGCTAATTGCTTTGTTAAATTACTCTTAAGCATTTTTATCTACTCTCAGTAAGAGTGTAATATTTTGGCTTGTATAATAACGATACCAGGGCTGTGACCCCCTGGGATCAATATTTGCGATAACTTAGAGGTTTTTTTGGGCAGATAATCCTGCGCTACCGGAATTTCCCTATTTTCCGGAAAAGCAAGTAATACAAAGCTTAACAACGTTCAAGGGTAATATAAATGAATTTTCAGACCAACTATCTCCATACTGCTGGTGATGTCAGAGACTCCTCATCATTACGGCAGTTATATGAAATTTCTGACAGAGATTTAGAGGAAATCAAATCTCTAGAACCATTGATGCTACCGCAGATGGATAAAATGGTGGATGGTTTTTATCGCTGGCTAATGGAGCAGCCTGAATACGAACAGTTTTTTTCTGACCCAAAACTTCTCAAGCATACTCAGAAAATGCAGCGCATCTATTGGGAAAAATTTTTAGCTGGTAAAGTAGACGATGAATATGTTGAGCATCGGCGAGTAATTGGGGAAACTCACGCCCGTATCGGACTCTCCATGACGATGTTTTTTGCCGGCATGACCATATTCAATAACCTCGTTTCTGAAATCATCCAAGAAAAAGGCACTAATGCTAAAAATAAGGTGACAACGGCAGATGCAGTAGCAAAGGTTATACATTTGGATACAGGCATCGTCTGCGAAGTTTACTCGATTATGTCCAACGAGATGATCTCCGTCCAGAGCAAATCATTGATGGAGATGTCTACACCTGTTACCCAAGTTTGGGATGATATTTTGCTATTGCCTTTGGTGGGAATTGTAGACTCTAAGCGGGCTTTAGATATTAGAAATGCTGTTTTAAGTGCGATTTCTCGTACCCGTGCTCGTGTTTTTATTTTAGATATTAGTGGTGTTGCTGTAGTAGATACAGCCGTTGCCAATCACCTAATTAAAATTGCTAAAGCTACCCGCTTAATGGGCTGCGAATCAACACTAAGTGGTATCTCTCCGGCGATCGCTGAAACTATCATCGAACTGGGTATTGATACTGGTACGCTGAAGACTACTGCTACCATGATGGATGCACTAGAAGGAGCCTTCCAGCGTCTGGGACTACGAATTACAAAGACCCATTAAAAATATGAACGGTAGTGATGTTCCGCGCATTCCCTTACAGTTATCCCAAGGTTGTATCGTTGCTTCTATTCAAATAGAAATAACGGCGGAAGTACTTCAGCAGTTTCGCCAAGATATCCTAGAACGGCTCCATACTAACAGAGCTAGAGGTATCATTCTGGATCTCTCAGGTGTAGAGATTATGGATCTCCAAGACTTTGAAACTTTACGACGCACTTTGTCAATGGCAGCAATGATGGGAGTTGAAACGATCCTCACTGGTTTTCAACCAGGTGTAGCATCTGCTTTAGTAGATTTAAATGCCGACATTGATAGCATTTATGCTGCATTAGATATTGATGATGCTTGGCAATTAATGAATAGCCTGCGACCTGTAAATCAGGATACAGAGCTATTATCTGAAAACTCTCATCAAGAAGATTTAAAGGAAAATTAGATGAATCATCCGAACTCAATTTGGATTCCAGTCAAGAGTGAGTCAGATTTGGTGCGCTCAATTGTAGATACCAAAAGAATAGCCAATGAGATTGGCTTTGATAATAATGCTTGCCAAATGATTGCGACAGCGGTTTCAGAATTGTCTCGCAATATCCTTAAATATGCAGGTAAAGGTGAAATTATTATCTCTCCTATACAAAAAGGTTATCGGTTTGGCATTGAAATTACTGCCCAAGATCGAGGATCTGGTATTGCTGATGTGGAACAGGCAATGGCTGATCATTTTAGCTCTAGTGGTACTTTGGGATTAGGATTACCAGGAGTTAAACGAATGATGGATGAATTTGCAATCAATTCTGTGTTGGAGAAAGGAACACGAGTGACAATTAAAAAATGGCGTTAAAACTATTTACACTCGATAATTTATTTTTTGGATATCTCTTAAAATTGAATTATATTAATCAGCAATAAATCAAGATAATGTTCAAGAAATTATCTAATTGCCTGAATATTTATCGAGAAAATGAATGTCTATAAAAGCTTCAGATATTTTAGATTGTGCTTTCTTTGGTCGTCCTTGCTTTGGAGAGCGTTTCAGTGGAGATACGGTAATTGTTGAAGAGCGAGAAGGACTGGTGTTTATAGCTATTGTTGATGTACTTGGACATGGACATGATGCTTATCTTGTTGCTCGTCAGATTGAAGATTTTCTCAAAGAAACTTGGAACAATGATGTAGTAGCAACTCTACATCAACTACACGCAGAAATTAAAGGAACTCGTGGTGCAGCCGCAGGTTTAAGTGTTCTGAATTTGGCAACAAGTGAGTTATCTTACACAGGCGTGGGCAATACAGTTCTTCGGGTTTTTGGCAATCGCTCAATCCGACTCTGCTCAACAGAAGGTATAATTGGCAGCCATCTTCGCACACCCATAGCACAGAAAATTGAGTTAAGCAAATCGGATATTATTTTACTTTATACAGATGGGATTAAAGATCATTTTGAAATAAATGATTATCCTCAGATTCTCTATGAAAGTCCTAATAGGATTTCTAGAAATATGGTGCGGCATTTTGATAAAGTCCATGATGATGCAACTTGTGTAGTTTTAAAGTACAGAAAATGATCCCATTAGGTAACATTCTTGTTAATCATCATCTACCTGTGAATGAGGTGCGAAACAAGGTTTTTACTGTTGTCAAATTGATGACTGGAGAAACTATTTTAGCTACTCGCATAGCTACGGCAACCTCAGAAATGTGCCGCTCTCTCTATAGATTGTCTATTAGCTTTCAAATTGAATTTGAGATTGACACGGCTGTTGGTAATTCTGTGTTTTGTTTGAATTTTACAGCTAATGAATCTTTGCCAGGCATCAACTTATTAACTCCATTTTTTGATCAAGTCAATTCCCTGACTTTAAAAAATAACTTGTATCGGGTGCAGGCTATGATTAGTTTGCGCAATCGCCAAATTTTTGATCAAGATGCCATCGCCAAAATTAAGTCTATTATCCAGCAAAAAAGCCGTAATGAATTAATGACAGAACTGGAAATTAGAAACCGTGAACTATATGAATCTCTGGATGATTTAAAGCAAACAACCATCATGAAAGAACAGCTTAAAGAACAAAATCTACGAATGGGAGCAGAACTCAATGTTTCCCGAATGCTCCAGCAGATGATTCTCCCAAAACCAGAAGAATTGGCAATTGAAAAACTCGATATCGCCGGATTCATGGAACCTGCTGATGAAGTGGGTGGAGATTACTATGATGTTCTGTATACAGATGGCGTAGTCACACTAGGTATTGGTGACGTAACCGGACACGGATTAGAAAGTGGTATTTTGATGCTGATGGTTCAAACTGCTGTTCGCACTCTGAAAGAAATTCAGGAAGTTGATCCAGTCAGATTTTTAGATGCACTGAATCGCACAATATATAAAAATGTGCAACGCATGAATTCTGAAAAAAGTTTAACTCTAGCAATTGTTAATTATGCAGATGGAGAAGTTAGTATTAGTGGACAGCATGAAGAAATTCTCATCATTCGCAACAACGGTAAAGTTGAACGAATTGACACGATGGACTTAGGGTTCCCTATTGGTTTAGATAGTGAAATTGCTGACTTTATCAGTCATATTACATTGGAGTTAAAACCGGGTGATGGAATTGCACTTTATACAGATGGCATTCCAGAGGCAAAAGATATTAATAAAATCCAGTATGGATTAGAGAGACTTTGTGAAGTAATTAGCGAGAATTGGCATAAATCTGCCCCAGATATCAAAGATGCAGTAATTACTGATGTGCGGCGACATATTGGCAAGCAAAAAGTATTCGATGACATCACTTTATTGGTGCTAAAGCGGCAAAGTGATCTTTATCAATAAATGTCACAAGATTTAGAAGTAATGTTGACAACATGAAACAATCAAGAAAATATGTTTTATCCAAAAAACACTTTTTGAAAAAGTTTTACCTTCCATTTAAGTAATGGCTTTATTCATAGTGTTATCTGTGTCTTGATTACTTATTTACCTTACAGGTTCTATAAACATGACTGAAGTATTTGGTGAATTTATCACAGACTTTCCTCTAGAGCAGGATTTCCTACAACTCACTTTTACCCCTAGCTCTCGTCCAATTAAGCAACGCTGGAAAAATAATCGCCTTTCTGCTCATTTCGTGGCTGATTACTTTGCTAATTTCCTCCCAGTTGATGAAAATGATCCAAGTCGTGAAAGGCGGATTAAGGAAAGCAAAGGTGCCGTTAGCTATGTAGCCAACGAGTTACTGGAAAATGCTATTAAGTATAACGATGAAAATTCCAATTACAAAGTTAAATTTGGTGTTCACTTTGTGGAAAATATCGATGATATAATAGCTGTAATTTTTGCGACTAATAGTGTCAAATCAGGAGATGTGGATAAATTAAAAGCGTTCATTGAAGAGTTACTTTCTTCCGATCCCAATGATATGTATATTAGCCAAGTCGAAAAAAGTGTTGAAGAAGATACAGAAGCGTCGGGTTTAGGTCTGTTGACGATGATTAATGACTATGGTGCTAAACTGGGTTGGAGCATAGACTTAATTGAAGGTGATTCCCCAGTTATGACTGTGACTACAATGGCTCAATTCAAAGTATAGTATTCATCAGTAAAAGTTTAATTATTAAATCATTTACTTCAGGAAGGATAAAAAATGCTGGCTCAGGAAATTAAGGGAGAAGATTATACCGTTCAATTTGAGCCTGATTCAACCACTATTAATTTTGAAGGTGAGTTGAGTCTTGGTGGACCTAATGAGTATGAACCAATCACTAATTTACTTAATGAGGTTGCTGCAACTGATCCAGAAACAATGACTATAAATTTGATAAAACTAGCATTTCTCAACAGTTCTGGTATCAGTATGCTCTCAAAATTTGTGATGAGTTTACGCAAAAAGAAAGGAACTCAGTTAATTGTATTAGGCTCTAATGATCAACCTTGGCAAGGTAAATCTTTGCAGAATCTAGTGAAATTATTACCTGGATTAAAACTAGAAGTACTCTGAAATAATTGGTAATTTTTACAGCACAAATTGCAAATATTCAGAAGCTAGCTCTTCTACTGATTCATTCATTTAAATCATCAAATAATGCTACAAAAAGTATTGCCATTTGAGATTAATACATGGGCGTTTATTGCCAGTAGTTTGTTGATTTCTATTGCTGGGGGAATGCTCATCTATTTCATTTTGTTTTACATTTTGCGTTCCATATTTCGCAAATTTGAACGGGATATTGCTCTGGTTACACTTAACGTTTCTACCTATCCAGCTTTAGCTATTTTTGTTTTAGCTGTCCTCAAGTTAACCTGTGAGAGATTACCTTCAGTTCAGATAATTGACAGCTTTGAAAATCTCATATCAGTCGGATTAATCATAGGGATTAGTTACTGGATAGTACAATTGTTTATCCAGGTTTTTATCTATTATCTCAAGGATTATACCCAGCAAACGGAAGCGATGTGGGATGATGTATTGCTTCCGCTTTTAGAAGCAGTAGTTCCTGTTGTAGTTTACCTAATCGCTAGTGTTTTGTCTCTACGCTTGCTTGGAGTCGATCTGACAGGAATTTGGGTAACTTTAGGTGGTGCAACATTTGTCATTGGTTTTGCTGCTCAAGGTATCCTAGCTAACTTTTTTAGTGGTGTGGTTCTCTTAATTGATACACCTTTTCAATTTGGTGATGTTTTACGACTGGATGATGGCTCAATTGCTATACTTGGAAAAATTGGTGTCAGGGTTACTCAACTCTATATACCTGACAAGCATTGCGATATTTATATTCCTAATAGTAATTTACAAAGTCAAAGTATTGTTAATCTTAGCCGTCCTACATCTTACTATCATTATTCAAACCAGGTTGAAGTATTAGTTGATCACGATTTGTGTGATGTTAAATTGGCGATGAAAGAGATCATTTTAGCTCATCCAGATACTTTAGGAGATATTGATACAAAATTAAATATGATTGATAGCCACTATCAAATCAACGAACTAATAAAACAACAAGAAATAGGTAAATTACGTTTAAATTCAGAACTGGCGGTTATTTTAAAACTAGAAGAAATTCAACAAGGACTTGAGGCATTAGTTGTTACTCTACAGTTTGCAGAAAAGGGTGGCTTAACTGAGGATGAAATTGAAAATGTGCAGCTAGAATATCGAGAAATTATGACTTTGATTGGGTTAAAAGCTGTTACTGAAAAACAAAATAATCGTGCTGTTTACACATTGCAAGAAGTTAGAGATAAGGATAGCTTAATTGAATTAGTCCGCAGATGGTATCGCATCTGGATTCGTGATCCCAACCTCTTAGATGATGATAGCTACATGATTTCTGAAGAATGGGAACGCAAGATTAATATACTAAAGCGGCGTTCACAGCGTCTATATCAAAAAATTTCTAATCCTCGAAGTGAGGAAACTCGAATTGATGATTATGTGATGGAACTAAATGAATGGTTTCAGAAAAGATTCAAGGAACCGCGACAAAAATGGCAAGAGCCGCAAATCATCATCAAAGGTACTAATCATAGCGATGATGGGGTGACTTATGTTGAGTTTAAGCTCAATTTCTTCGTTGATGATATCAAACTAGAAAATGGTAGAAGGGGTGAACGTGTTAGCAGCCAAATTTATCAAGAGATTTTGGAATATCTCAAGTCTAAAAATGTGAATTTGGCGAACTCACTTAAACAGCACTGAGTGCAAAGTAAATTAATTCCACCCAGTATATTGGTTGTATTCACGTAAGGATTCTCGTCAGGGGATATTGACAAGTGTGACAAAAGATTAGAATGCAAATGGACTATATCCTTCACCGATAACTATGGGTTGATTTCCCGTTACTGTGGTACTGCTGTGTTCTATAGTTTTTTCTTGCTTGCTTTTAGCTCAAAAAGTAGAAGCCTCCTACCTACCCGATAGGGAGGTGATGAGATGAATACGAGTGAGTGACTTTCTTGATTTTCCTCACTCATATTTGATATAATTCTAACCAATAGGTGTAACTCAATTAAATGCTGAAAAGCAGCCTATCAAAAAAGTTCAAAATTATCTCCAAAAGTCCCTAGGGCATAGGGCTTTAAAGCTCAGTTAATGTCCTCCTAGAGGAGTCGCTGAGAAGCCCACACTCACCCGAAGGGGAGTGTGTGGAGTATGTCACTTCGACCATTTAGTCTAAACTCCAGTCCACTACTTCCCGCACTAAGGACGCCAACTTCTCGGCGCTATCGGGAACTGCGATCGCCTTTGCCAACTCTCCCATCTTCCCTAATTCTGTCGGTGAGAGCAACAAACCCAAAACCTGAGTTTGCAAAATCTCCGCCGTCAACTCTGATTGCTTAAAGGTTAACGCCGCACCAGCTTTGGTAAACACGTCTGCATTGTAAGATTGATGATCTTCTGCCGCAAAGGGGTAAGGAATCAAAATTGCTGGAGTCCCACACACCGCCAATTCTGTTAAACTCCCAGCACCAGAACGACTAATTGCTAAATTTGCTCGTCGTAATAATGGTGCCATATCGTTGTAAAACGGCAAAGCGATATACTGGGGATGTTGCAAACTGTCCGCTTCTGGGTCATTATCGCCAGTTAAATGCACAATATAAGCACCAGCCGCAAACCAACTTGGTGCAGCTTGGCGAACTAATTTATTAATCCCCACGGCGCCTTGACTACCACCAAAGACGACAATTAAGGGTACACCCTCAGGAATCGCTAAATTTAAAGTTGGATT includes the following:
- a CDS encoding protoglobin domain-containing protein; translation: MNFQTNYLHTAGDVRDSSSLRQLYEISDRDLEEIKSLEPLMLPQMDKMVDGFYRWLMEQPEYEQFFSDPKLLKHTQKMQRIYWEKFLAGKVDDEYVEHRRVIGETHARIGLSMTMFFAGMTIFNNLVSEIIQEKGTNAKNKVTTADAVAKVIHLDTGIVCEVYSIMSNEMISVQSKSLMEMSTPVTQVWDDILLLPLVGIVDSKRALDIRNAVLSAISRTRARVFILDISGVAVVDTAVANHLIKIAKATRLMGCESTLSGISPAIAETIIELGIDTGTLKTTATMMDALEGAFQRLGLRITKTH
- a CDS encoding slr1659 superfamily regulator, giving the protein MLAQEIKGEDYTVQFEPDSTTINFEGELSLGGPNEYEPITNLLNEVAATDPETMTINLIKLAFLNSSGISMLSKFVMSLRKKKGTQLIVLGSNDQPWQGKSLQNLVKLLPGLKLEVL
- a CDS encoding SpoIIE family protein phosphatase, with amino-acid sequence MSIKASDILDCAFFGRPCFGERFSGDTVIVEEREGLVFIAIVDVLGHGHDAYLVARQIEDFLKETWNNDVVATLHQLHAEIKGTRGAAAGLSVLNLATSELSYTGVGNTVLRVFGNRSIRLCSTEGIIGSHLRTPIAQKIELSKSDIILLYTDGIKDHFEINDYPQILYESPNRISRNMVRHFDKVHDDATCVVLKYRK
- a CDS encoding DUF6272 family protein; translated protein: MTEVFGEFITDFPLEQDFLQLTFTPSSRPIKQRWKNNRLSAHFVADYFANFLPVDENDPSRERRIKESKGAVSYVANELLENAIKYNDENSNYKVKFGVHFVENIDDIIAVIFATNSVKSGDVDKLKAFIEELLSSDPNDMYISQVEKSVEEDTEASGLGLLTMINDYGAKLGWSIDLIEGDSPVMTVTTMAQFKV
- the murG gene encoding undecaprenyldiphospho-muramoylpentapeptide beta-N-acetylglucosaminyltransferase, with protein sequence MANAPIRLLIAASGTGGHLFPAIALAEKLPDYEIEWLGVPDRLETQLVPKQYPLHTIAVAGFQQGFGLDSLRILGKLIGSVLDVRRLLKQGKFQGVFTTGGYIAGPAVIAARSLGLPVVFHESNALPGKVTRFFGPWCSMVAVGFAVAAQYLPRAKSVCVGTPVRSQFRDGEINPTLNLAIPEGVPLIVVFGGSQGAVGINKLVRQAAPSWFAAGAYIVHLTGDNDPEADSLQHPQYIALPFYNDMAPLLRRANLAISRSGAGSLTELAVCGTPAILIPYPFAAEDHQSYNADVFTKAGAALTFKQSELTAEILQTQVLGLLLSPTELGKMGELAKAIAVPDSAEKLASLVREVVDWSLD
- a CDS encoding PP2C family protein-serine/threonine phosphatase; translated protein: MIPLGNILVNHHLPVNEVRNKVFTVVKLMTGETILATRIATATSEMCRSLYRLSISFQIEFEIDTAVGNSVFCLNFTANESLPGINLLTPFFDQVNSLTLKNNLYRVQAMISLRNRQIFDQDAIAKIKSIIQQKSRNELMTELEIRNRELYESLDDLKQTTIMKEQLKEQNLRMGAELNVSRMLQQMILPKPEELAIEKLDIAGFMEPADEVGGDYYDVLYTDGVVTLGIGDVTGHGLESGILMLMVQTAVRTLKEIQEVDPVRFLDALNRTIYKNVQRMNSEKSLTLAIVNYADGEVSISGQHEEILIIRNNGKVERIDTMDLGFPIGLDSEIADFISHITLELKPGDGIALYTDGIPEAKDINKIQYGLERLCEVISENWHKSAPDIKDAVITDVRRHIGKQKVFDDITLLVLKRQSDLYQ
- a CDS encoding thioredoxin family protein, producing the protein MTTDTPVNSPTKPESTFGQRLRNFLIAIVAIALSVALFVGLRAETTSVSLSKLDQASTPLEVAMTNGKPSLVEFYADWCTVCQKMAPDMAQLETQYADKLNFVMLNVDNNKWLPEMLKYRVDGIPHFVFLGNNGETIAEAIGELPRTVMAGNLEALVTGSTLPYAQANGQVSKFSAPVAPEANQDDPRSHGSQVVLN
- a CDS encoding mechanosensitive ion channel family protein gives rise to the protein MLQKVLPFEINTWAFIASSLLISIAGGMLIYFILFYILRSIFRKFERDIALVTLNVSTYPALAIFVLAVLKLTCERLPSVQIIDSFENLISVGLIIGISYWIVQLFIQVFIYYLKDYTQQTEAMWDDVLLPLLEAVVPVVVYLIASVLSLRLLGVDLTGIWVTLGGATFVIGFAAQGILANFFSGVVLLIDTPFQFGDVLRLDDGSIAILGKIGVRVTQLYIPDKHCDIYIPNSNLQSQSIVNLSRPTSYYHYSNQVEVLVDHDLCDVKLAMKEIILAHPDTLGDIDTKLNMIDSHYQINELIKQQEIGKLRLNSELAVILKLEEIQQGLEALVVTLQFAEKGGLTEDEIENVQLEYREIMTLIGLKAVTEKQNNRAVYTLQEVRDKDSLIELVRRWYRIWIRDPNLLDDDSYMISEEWERKINILKRRSQRLYQKISNPRSEETRIDDYVMELNEWFQKRFKEPRQKWQEPQIIIKGTNHSDDGVTYVEFKLNFFVDDIKLENGRRGERVSSQIYQEILEYLKSKNVNLANSLKQH
- a CDS encoding DUF6737 family protein; its protein translation is MSEQKPLSPWNYKPWWCQPWSILLTGVTLISGSWLLFKTIWLTVLVAIPLLAWMGFFLLVWPQLMIRSGVLESYQNPDG
- a CDS encoding MFS transporter, producing MLRLSRYQWTVLLAAWLGWGFNIFNSILFNYVAPNCVPTLLGLTIGSPEAKAATLFWTGLLTSLLLLGWAAGGVIFGQVADRIGRRKTLLLTMLIYALGTASCAFAPNIWVLMLCRIVASLGIGGEWASGAAMVAEVVPENSRVEAGALLYTSASAGLLLATFVNFQIAGVLFAGSPETSWRYVFLCGLIPAVVAFAISLFLKEPERWQRTATTTVPPKLGELFNRQNLPLTISSFLMALTALLTWWSCNAFIPVIATGLAQTSANAQGLGKSATLALVEQWKVIATNSFNLGGFIGTLLTIPAAKYLGRKKMFVVYFILSSAAIMVTFGLPLPPQIRLYLYFAIGISVFGVFGSFTYYLPELFPTRLRATGAGFCYNIGRVVAAIGPFLVGAIASQGANALNSGLQVLFWVGFIPLLGLAFMPWVIETKGQILAD
- a CDS encoding anti-sigma regulatory factor — protein: MNHPNSIWIPVKSESDLVRSIVDTKRIANEIGFDNNACQMIATAVSELSRNILKYAGKGEIIISPIQKGYRFGIEITAQDRGSGIADVEQAMADHFSSSGTLGLGLPGVKRMMDEFAINSVLEKGTRVTIKKWR
- a CDS encoding STAS domain-containing protein, with translation MNGSDVPRIPLQLSQGCIVASIQIEITAEVLQQFRQDILERLHTNRARGIILDLSGVEIMDLQDFETLRRTLSMAAMMGVETILTGFQPGVASALVDLNADIDSIYAALDIDDAWQLMNSLRPVNQDTELLSENSHQEDLKEN